From the Saccharomonospora marina XMU15 genome, the window CGCACGGCCACCACGGCGGGAATCCCGAGCGAGCGCGCCAGAATGGCCGTGTGGCTGGTCGGCCCGCCCTCCTCGGTGACCAGCGCGAGCACCTTCTCCGGGTCGAGGCTCGCCGTGTCGGCCGGAGCGAGATCCCTTGCGATAAGCACGCTCGGGGTGTCCAGCTGGGGCACTCCCGGCGCAGCGATGCCGAGCAACTCGGCGATGATGCGGTCGCGCACGTCCTCGATGTCCCGGACGCGCTCAGCCATGTAGCCGCCCGCGCTGGCCAGCGCGTGCGCGAAGTTGTTCGCCGCCTCGTAGACCGCCCTGGCCGCGGGGATGCGCTGCGCGGTGACGAGTTGCTCCGCCTGGCTCACGAGCGCGGGATCGGCCGCCATCGCGGCGGTCGTGGTCAGGATGGTCGCCGCGTCACCACCGGCCGCCTCGGCCATCGCTTCCAGCCGCGCGGCGACGTTCTGAGCCGCGGGCGCGATCCTCGCCGCCTCCGCGTGTGCGTCCTCCGGTGAGGGTGTGCTCGCGGGCTCGGCGATCGAATCGGTGACCTTGACGACAGGCCCGCTCGCGCGCCCTGGACTGACGCCCACACCGGAAAGCTGCACATCGGACATGCTGCGTCACTCTAGTTCGGCCGCGGTGGGATAGGAGGGTTGGGCGCCGCGCCTGAGAACCGACATCGTGGCCACCCTCACCGCACTCGTCGCCGCGTCGGCGATGCTCGCGCCACGGGCGAGCGCGGTGGCGAACGCGCCGGCGAAGGCGTCGCCCGCACCGGTGGTGTCAACGGCGTCCACCTCGGGTGCGGGGATCTCGCTGCTTCCCGCGCCTGTCACCACCACTGCTCCCGAGGGGCCTTTCGTAACCACCGCGGCCTTCGGCCCCAGTTCGAGCAGCCGGGTCGCCTCGACCGATTCGGCGCCGAGCAACCAGGCCGCCTCGTGCTGGTTCACCAGCAGCACGTCGAGCCCGTTCAATGCGCGCTCGGCGATCTCGGCCACGGGAGACAGATTGAGCACCGTGCGCACCCCGGCTTCCTCGGCGGCGGCGAGAGCGTGTTCGACGGTGGGCACCGGCACTTCCAGCGACGCCACCAGGACGCTCGCGCCAGGCAGCGCCGCGGTCACGGCTTCCGGGCACAGCGCCCGGTTCGCTCCTGGGGAGACGAGGATCGAGTTCTCGCCGTCCGGGGTCACGGTGATGTAGGCGACGCCGGTGGGGCGATCGACGGTGCGAACGTGGTCGGTGCGCGTACCGCTGGCACGAAGCGACTCCAGCAGCAGCCTGCCGAAGCCGTCGTCGCCGACGGCACCCACCAGCGCGACGTCCGCGCCGAGCCTGGCGGCGGCGACCGCGGTATTGGCTCCCTTGCCGCCGGGCAGGACAACCGTGTCGGCGCCGAGTACCGTCTCACCACCCGCGGGCCTGCGTTCGGCCTCCACGACGAGGTCGACGTTGGCCGATCCGACCACGAGCACGCGTGCCGCCACGCTGCCAGCGTGCCACGAGAACGGCCTCCTGCCGAGCAACACGTTCCCGAGTTGTGTGGACGTGAAATCCTTTGTAACTTTCAAAGCCGCCGGTACGACAAGCCAAGCGGGTGCACCCGGACTACCTCGTTCGGGTGAATGTGGTTCCTCGACGTCATCGACTGGGGACCTGCACACTCTCACAGGCACCACGCGCGTAGGCGCGTGGTCTTGTCCGGTGCGGCCCGCTGGGGCCTGCCGGGCATCGGGTCGCCGGCACCGGTCGCGTAGCCCCCCGAGTGATCGGTGCCGGCGGCGCCCGACGCACTGTTGTGCACCAGATTGTCGATCTTCTTCGGCGATTCTCCGCACGTCGCGGCGCTGATCGGCTCCCGTGGTCCTAAACTGCGTGAATCCGGCACGGGTCCGAAGGAAAGCCAGCTCAGCGGGGTGTGCGATGAACAGGCCAGCACGGCGGGGGCGCGAGCGCGCCGCCACCGACCGCGACATCCGGCACACCGCCCGTTCGCTGCTGGTCGAACACGGCCCCGAAGCCGTCACACTGCGCGCCATCGCACGGGAGTTGGGAATCACCGCCCCCGCCCTTTACCGCTACTACGGATCAAGAGACGACCTGATCGACCACCTGCGCCGCGACATCGTCTCCGACCTCGGCACCGAACTGGCAGGCGAGATCGCCGGGCTGCGAGACGGCGGCCCGCAACAGCTTTTCGCCATCTGCCGGGGTTTCCGGCACTGGGCACTGACCCACACCCAGGAGTTCACGCTCGTGTTCGCCTCCCCGACCGGCGGAGTCGGTTCGGCGTCGGGCAGTGTCGCCACGCTGAACCAGGTGAGCGAGCCGTTCGGCAGGGTCTTCCTGCTGGCGGCGGGCGAGGTGCTGGCGGCACACGACGTCGCGGCGCCGCCCGACAGCGCCGTGCCACCCGAGCTTCGCGAGGACCTGGCCGCCTACCGCGACTCGCTGCTTTCGGTCATGGCCGAGTCGGGCATCAGCATGACGCCGGACCAGTTCACGCTCGGCACGACGTACCTGATGATGCAGTTCTGGGCGCGGCTGTACGGCCACGTGACGCTCGAGGTGTTCGGCAACTACCCGCTCCCGGTGTCGAAACCGGACGCACTGTTCGACGCGATGCTGGCCGACCTGGCCCGCGAGATCGGCCTCGAACTCGACTGAGCCGCCACCGGCGCGCTCAGCGAACCACGTTGACCAGCCGGCCCGGCACCACGATCACCTTGCGCGGCTCGGCACCCTCGAGCAGCGCGGCGATCTTGGCATCCGCCAACGCGGCAGCCTTCACCGCTTCCTGCCCCGCGTCTGCGGCGATGGTGATCCGCGAACGAACCTTGCCGTTGACCTGGATCGGGTACTCCACGCTGTCCTCGACGAGGTACCTCTCGTCGGCGACGGGGAACGGACCATGCACAAGGGAATCCGGGTGGCCGAGGCGGCTCCACAACTCCTCCGCGATGTGCGGGCACATCGGCGCCAGCATCAGCACCAACGGCTCCACCAGACCACGCGGGGTCTGCCCCGCCGACCCGTACACCTTGGTCACATGGTTGTTCAGTTCGATCAGCTTCGCGCCTGCGGTGTTGAACCGCAGTTGCGCGTAGTCGTCGCGAACACCGGCGATGGTCTTGTGCAGGATCCGCAGGTCGTCCTCGGTGAGGGCGGCGTCGCTGACCCGCAGTGCTCCGCTCTCCTCCTCGACCACCAACCGCCACAACCGCTGCAGGAAACGGTGCGCGCCGACGACGTCCTTGGTCGCCCACGGGCGGGACTCGTCGAGCGGCCCCATGGACATCTCGTAGAACCGGAAGGTGTCGGCACCGTAGTTCTCCGACATCTCGTCGGGGGTGACGATGTTCTTCAGGCTCTTGCCCATCTTGCCGTACTCCTGCTTGACCTCCTCGCCATGGAAGAAGAACTTCCCGTCGCGCTCCTCGACCTCCTCGGCGGGGACGTAGAAGCCACGAGAGTCGGTGTAGGCGTAGGCCTGGATGTAGCCCTGGTTGTACAGCCTGCGGTACGGCTCCTCGGAGGAGACGTGTCCGAGGTCGTAGAGCACCTTGTGCCAGAAGCGCGCGTAGAGCAGGTGCAGCACCGCGTGCTCCACCCCGCCGACGTAGAGGTCCAGACCGCCGGGATCGTTCGCGCCGTGTTCGGCGGGCCTCGGCCCCATCCAGTAGCGCTCGTTCTCGGGATCGACGAGCCGTTCCTCGTTGGTGGGGTCGATGTAGCGCAGCTGGTACCAGCACGAACCCGCCCACTGCGGCATGACGTTGGTGTCGCGGCGGTACTTCTTCGGCCCGTCGCCCAGATCGAGAGTCACCTCGACCCAGTCGCTCGCCTTGGACAACGGTGGCTGCGGCTCGGAGTCGGCGTCGTCGGGGTCGAACGTGGTGGGCGAGTAGTCCTCCACGTCGGGTAGCACCACCGGCAACTGCTCCTCCGGCAGCGGGATCGGCAAGCCGTCGGAGTCGTAGACGATCGGGAACGGCTCTCCCCAGTAGCGCTGCCGCGCGAACAACCAGTCGCGCAGTTTGTACTGCACGGTGCCCTCGCCGTGACCGTGTTCCTCCAGCCACGCGATGATCGTCTTCTTGGCGTCCTCGACGCCCATACCGTTGAGGTTCAGGTCGCCGTGAGCGGAGTTGATGGCGGGGCCGTCACCGGTGTAGGCCTGCCCGTCGAAGCCCTCCGCGGGCTGCACCGTGCGGATGATGTCCAGACCGAACTTCTCGGCGAAGTCCCAGTCCCGCTGGTCCTGGCCGGGCACCGCCATGATGGCTCCCGTGCCGTATCCCATGAGCACGTAGTCGGCGATGAACACCGGGATGTGTTCGCCGTTGACCGGGTTGACGGCGTAGGAGCCGGTGAACACACCGGTCTTCTCCCTGCTCTCCTGTCGGTCCAACTCGGACTTGCGGGAAGCCTGCTTGCGATAGCCCGCGACGGCTTCCACCGGAGTGGCCGCGCCACCGGTCCAGCGTTCGTCCACGCCTTCCGGCCACTCGCTGGGGGTCAGCTCATCCACCAGCGGATGCTCCGGTGCCAGCACCATGTAGGTGGTGCCGAACAGCGTGTCCGGCCTCGTGGTGAACACCTCGATCACCTTGTCGCCTGCGGGGAACCGGATGTTCGCGCCACGCGAGCGGCCGATCCAGTTGCGCTGCATGGACTTGACCTTCTCCGGCCAGTCCAACCGGTCGAGGTCGTCCAGCAGCCGGTCGGCGTAGGCGGTGATGCGCATCATCCACTGCCGCAGGTTCTTGCGAAACACCGGGAAGTTGCCGCGCTCGCTGCGGCCGTCGGCGGTGACCTCCTCGTTGGCCACCACGGTTCCGAGTCCCGGCGCCCAGTTCACCGGAGCCTCGCAGATGTAGACGAGGCGATGCGAGTCGATGAGTTCGCGCTGCTCGAGGCGGGACAGCTCCTGCCACGGCCTGCCGTCCGGGGTGGCGCGCTTGCCGTGCGCGTACTGCTGCTCCAACTCGGCGACGGGGCGGGCCCTGTCCTGCTCCTCGTCGTAGTAGGCGTTGAAGATCTGCAGGAAGATCCACTGCGTCCAGCGGTAGTACGAGATGTCCGTGGTGGCCACCGAACGTCGCTCGTCGTGGCCGAGACCCAACCTGCGCAACTGGCGGCGCATGTTCTCGATATTGGCCTCGGTCGTGGTGCGCGGGTGTGTCCCGGTCTGCGCCGCGTACTGCTCCGCGGGCAGCCCGAACGCGTCGTAGCCCAGCGTGTGCAGCACGTTGCGACCGATCATCCGGTTGAACCTGGCGTAGGCGTCGGTGCCGATGTAGCCGAGTGGATGGCCGACGTGCAGCCCGCCCCCGGACGGGTAGGGGAACATGTCCTGCACGAACAGCTTGTCCGACGGCAGCGGCTTGCCCGACTCCGACAGCGGGCCGACCGGGTTGGGGGCGTGGAAGGTGCCGTTCTCAGACCAGTGGTCCTGCCAGCGCCGCTCGATCTCTCCGGCGAGTTCCGCCGTGTAGCGGTGTGCCGGAGTCGTCTCGGTGCCGTCTGTCATCGCCGATCCTCCCGTGTGCCTGCCTCTGAAACAACGCAACCCCCCAGCCCGAGGGCGTGAGGGGTTCGCCGCGCAGCCGGTCGGTCCGGTGGTCCGGTCAGCGCGGCCGGCTAAGGAGCAGGCTCGCCGTCGTCATCGAACTCATGGTAGCCGCTCCCACCACGGCGTTTCGGTAAGCCCCCGGTATCCTCGGCTTGTGTTCGTGCTCGCCTTGGTACCCGCCCTGCTCGGTCTCCTCGTCGGTTGGGGCGGCTTGCTCGGCTGGCGGGAACGGCTGTCCCTGCAACGGGGCGCGGGCGTGCGCACCCGCGCGACGCTGCGCAGCGACGAGGCCTTCCGGGTCGCCAACAAGGTGGCTGCCGTACCCACGATGGCTGCTGGTGCGGTCGGCGTGTTGGCCGCTGCGGCGGGGCTGGCGATGCCCAGCGCCCTCGGCACGGTGATCGCGGCCGTGGTGGGGCTGCTGGGCATGTTCGTGCTCGTCGCGGGCGGCGGGCTGCTCGGGCACCGCGCCGCCGAGGCGGTCCCGGCACCGAGCGCACCTGCCGGTTGCGGTGGTTGCGGCTGCGGTGGTGGCGGCTGTTCGGCTCTGGCCGGGGGCGCCGGAACCCCGTAGCGGTCTCTTCACGCCACGAACCGGGCCGAATCCGGCGAGTCGGGCAACCGGAACCGGCGCAACTGCTTGTTCCGCAGCCCCAGTCCTGCCACCCCTGCCACACACAGCAGCCCGCCGGAGACTGCGGCGAAAGCGGGGGAGGTCCAGCCCGCCACCACGCCCGCTCTGAAGTTGCCCGCATCAGGGCCGGACATACCCAGCGCCAGTTCCACCGCGCTCACCCTGCCTCGGTGGGAGTCAGGGGTGGCGACCTGCACCAGCGCACCACGGGCGATCACGGCGAAGGTGTCGGCGCCACCCGACACGGCGAGGAAACCGAGCGCGAGCCACAACGGCTGGGCAAGCCCGAACCCGACGATCCCCGCACCCCAGACCACGGCAGCGAGCAGTTGGATGATCCCTGGCCTTCGGGACCGGGTCACCAGCCCAGACGCGGTGCCTGCGGCGATACCGCCCACGGCGATCGCCGAAAGGAACAGCCCCAACGTGTCAGGACTGCCGCCGAAGCGCTCGGCGTTGATCGCGGGGAACAACGCGACCGGCATGGCCAGCACGGTCGCGAACACATCGGTCAGGAAGGAGCCCGCCAGGGCCGGGCTCCGCCCGATGAACCGCCAGCCTTCCCAGATGGCGCGCGGCCCGGGCCGGGTCGGCACGCCACCGGGACGAGCAGCGGGCAGGCGCCACACCCCGTACACCGCGATCACCAGCGCCAGCGCGTCTGTCGCGTAACACGCGCCGACGCCCAGCCGCGCGGTGACCACACCCGCGGCCGCGGGCCCCGCCAGCATCGCCACCTGGAAACTGAGGTGGGTCAGCGCGATTCCGGCGCCGACCAGCCGAGGCGGCAGCAGGGTCGCGACGAACGTGCGCCGCACCGGTGCGCTCAGTCCCAGGAAGGCGGCGTGGACGGCCACCAGGCTCAGCACGATCGGCAGCGACCGAATCCCGGCGAAGGCGTGCCAGGCAAGCATCGCGGCACTGAGCAGTTGACCCACGGTGGACAGCACCACCAGCCGCCTGCGGTCGAGCCCGTCGGCGAGCGCACCGCCGATCATGCCGAACACCACGGTGGGGACGGCGTTGGCCAACCCGATCGCCCCGACCGCGACCGAACTGCCCGACAGCTGCCACACCTGAGCGAGCACACCGACCACCAGCAGTTGCCCGCCGAAGGTGGAACTGGTCGTGCTCACCCACAGTCGGCGAAACGCCGCGCTGTCGCGCAGCGGTCTGGTGTCGACAAGGCCGCCGATTCTCACTGTGTCGGTTGCTGTGGCGGTTGCGGTACCGAACGCAGGCGGCGGGCGATCCGCTCGCGGAACGGCTCCCGTGCCAGCGCCCGTTCGATGTCGCGCACCACCCGCGTCAGCGCGTAGGGGATCTCGTCGTCGAGTTCGGCGACCGCGTCCTCGGTGGCCCGCCACTCGGCCTCGATGAACGGCACCAGTTGCCTGCCCTTGTCCGTCAGCGTCACCTCGCGGGTGCGCGCGTCGGCTCCGGGGCGCGTGGCCACCAGCCCTTCCGCGCGCAGCGCGCTCACGGTCTGGCTCATCGCCGAATGCGTGACCTCCAGCGACTGCGCGAGCTGGCGGATGGTCATGGGCCCGTGGCGGGACAGCCGGATCAGCGGCATGGTGTGCCGGGGCCGTACACCCCTGACGTCGAGCCGTTCGTACAGGCGTGCGATGTCGTCGTCCATCGCGTCCAACAGCCTGCGCAGCGGTCGCCAGTGGCTGATCTCGGTCGGGTCGTGGGGTTGTCGATCGTTCGGCTCGCTCACGCCGACGATCGTAACAGCACTTATATAACCACTGTTGTAATTGCCCGTCAGGAACTACTCAGTTGCGTTGCAGATCCCCCGGGTGCGTCGCCAGCAACGCGGTCGGCAGGCCCTGCCTTCGCAACACCTGACCCCACAGATCTTTGGCGGGCGTTGCCAGCACGTCGCTCGGCAGCGCGGGCACTATCAACCAGTCACCCCTGTCGATCTCACCCGCGAGCTGCCCCGAGTCCCACCCCGCGTAACCGGCGAACACTCGAAGTCCCCGCACCCGTGCCACCAGCGAGTCCGGGTCCGCATCCAGATCCACGAGCGCGACCGGGCCACGGACGGCGATCACACCCGGCACGCTCGCCGCGGTCTCGCCGGTACGCAGCGCCGCGAGGCACAGCGCCGTCTTCTTCTCCACCGGGCCCCCGACGAACACCGCCTGCGGCTCGACCACGTGCTCGCCCCAGTTCGGCAACACCTCGTCCACCGGGACGTCGCTGGGCCTGTTGAGCACCACACCGAGAGTGCCCTCGTCGCGATGATCGATCACGAAGACCACCGTCCGGCGAAAGTTCGGGTCAAACATCGTGGGGGCAGCGACCAGGAGTGTTCCCGGCTCAACCTCGGCGTCCGCTCGCACACCTTCATGATCCCACCCACGCCGGAGCGTGACCTCGCGGTGTTGTCGGGCGCGCCGCGTTAGGCTGGAGCATCGTGACCGCGCAGGCGCAAACCGGGGCAAAGCTCGCCACCTCTCGCGCGCTGCTCACTCTCCGCGACTTCCGCAAGCTGCTCTACCTGCGGTTCGCGATGCACTGGGGCGACGGGTTGTTCCAGGCCGGCCTCGCGGGCGCGGTGCTGTTCAACCCCGAACGCGGCGCCGACCCCCTCACCATCGCGGGCGGGTTCGCCGCGCTGCTGCTGCCCTACTCCCTTGTAGGACCGTTCGCGGGTGCCCTGCTCGACCGCTGGGACCGCAGGCGGGTACTCGTCGTCGCGAACCTGTTGCGCGGAGCAGCCATCGTCGCCGCCGCTGCCGCCGTCGCCGCGGGCGCTCAGGGACTGCCGCTGTTCGCGCTGGCGCTGCTGGTCATGGGCATCTCACGGTTCGCGGGCGCCGGAGTGTCCGCGTCGCTGCCGCACGTCGTGCCCGCGCGGCGGCTGGTGGCGGCCAACGCGCTGTCCGTCACCGCAGGTGCGATGGTGGCCGTGCTCGGCGGCGCGTGTGCCATCGGGCTGCGCGCCGTCCTCGGCAGTGGGGACACCGGTTCGGCGTGGACCACCTCTGTCGCCGTCGTGGGCTCACTGGTCGCCGCCGCGCTGGCGACAAGGTTCGCGCGCGGCGGCCTCGGCCCCGACACGGTGGACGAACCGGCGAACGTGGTCAGCGCCGTCGCCGCGGGCCTCGCCTCCGGCGCGCGGACCGCCGCGCAGACCCCGACCGTCAGGGCCGGGCTCGTCGCCCTGCTCGCCCACCGCGCCGCGTTCGGCATCTCTTTGCTGCTGACCGTGTTGCTGATGCGGTACTCCTTCTCCGGCGTCGGCCCGCTCAAGGCGGGACTGGCCGGGCTCGGCGAACTGGCCGTGATGGGCGGCGCAGGCATCCTGCTCGCCGGGCTGGTGACACCGAAGCTCGTTGCCCGCTTCGGCAGGCGGGCGGTCGTCACGGGAGCCCTCGTGGCCGCCGCGGCGGCGCAGGCGGGACTCGGCCTGCCGATGGTGCTGCCCACCGTGTTGCTGGCTGCCTTCGCCATCACCGCGGCCGGGCAGGTACTGAAGCTCTCCGTCGACGCCTCTATCCAGCGAGACGTCGGCGACGAGACCCGCGGCCGCGTGTTCGCGCTCTACGACACGCTGTTCAACGTCACCCAGGTCGCCGCGGTGTCGTTCGCCGCGTTCTTCGTCCCGCTGGACGGGCACTCGGTGGGGCTGCAACTCGTTGCGATCGCGATGTATCTGCTCGGTGTCGCCGGTCACCTGGCCACTTCCCGTTAAGGTGAGCGCTTGTGACCATGGCTGGCAACGACGCGTCGACGACCGTCACATCGCGGGACGGGCTCGTCCGCGCCACCCTTGATTCCACCGGCTCGCTGACCGGGCTCGAGTTCGCGCGTACGGCGTTCGACCAGAGCGACCCGCGGACACTCGCACAGACGGTCCTCGATGTCGTACGGGAGGGCACCGAGCGGGTACGGCAACGGATCGACAGCGCTCCACCGCCGCCTGTCCCGCCGAGACCGACACCGAAACGTGCCCGTCGAGCACGCTAGATTAAGTCGGTGTGAAGCGCGCTCCGCACGCGCGGGAGCTACTGGGGACGCACTGAAACGAGGGGAAAGCGTGCGCTACCGAGTCGAGGTGGCCGATCGACCCGATGCGCTGTACGCGTTGTGGAACGGTGGCATCTACCGCGCGCAGCGCTCCACGGCGGACGGCACCGTGCTGCTCGTCGCCGAGGACGGCGAGCAGCCGCCGGAGGGTTTCGACACCGAATCGCAGGGCCGTCCCGCCAAGGTCGTGCCTGCCTCCGAGGCGGGCGCCACCTTCGCGATCCACACCTACTGCCACTACGACGACGAGCCCTACCGCGTCGAGCCGCGCTCGCGCGACGGCGAGCTGACACTGCGTTGGGTGGGCACCGACGAGCGCATGGCTGCTCAGCTGGGGCTTACCGGTCTCAGCACCACCACCGACGACCCGGAGACGCTGACCGCGCTGTGGCAGGAGCGGCACGACTTCGCCGAGGAAGGCACCCCCCGCAGCGAACCGGGTAGTGGTGACACGCAGGCGCTGCTCAGGGCGATCGGCCGCACACTGCAAGGTTTCCTACCCCACGGGTGGCAGCGTGTCGGCGCGCAGTTTCGCCAGGTCGGTGACTACTCCGAACTGGAGGTGAGGGCGGTCGCCGACGACGTGATCGTTTCGCTGTCCGCCCCACCTCGATTGGGGCAGCTGTTCACGCAGTTGCGGTCGGCGATGTACGAACCGGACGCGGGCACCTGGTGCCAGGGCACGTTCACGCTCGACTCGGAGTCGCGGTTCGACTTCGACTTCGACGCCGAGGCGGAGCCCGAGTGGCGGTTGCCGCCGCACGGCCGCACCACCGCCCGCAGCTACGACGTCGAGCTGACCTACTACCCCCGCAAGCAGGTGCCCGGCTGGCTCGCCGCACGTGCCGGGCTGCCGCTGGACGTGCCGCTGCGGACGGCCAACGTCGTCGACAGCCACGCCGACGGCGAACCGCCTGTGGTGAACCGGCCACCCTTACCCCGCGACGAGGTGCCACGCATCCTCTCCTACCTCTACCGCGCACCGGTGGCGCTGAGCAGGCCCGGCGCACTGGCGGACATCTTCCGCCCCGGGCCGCCGAGCGTGCCGGACGCCTTCCACACCGATGGCAGCTGGATCTGGCCCGCCGCCGTTCCGCACTACCTGCGCACCTACGGCGTGCCGCCGGAAGCCGACCTGCTGGAGCACATCAGGGCGAACAACTACCGGCCGCCCTACGTCGGCGCCCTGCTCCGCGCCACGGCGGAGGCGGACGTGCTCGGCAAGCCGCGACCGCCGCGAACGCCGGAAGACCTCGC encodes:
- a CDS encoding ribokinase, whose protein sequence is MAARVLVVGSANVDLVVEAERRPAGGETVLGADTVVLPGGKGANTAVAAARLGADVALVGAVGDDGFGRLLLESLRASGTRTDHVRTVDRPTGVAYITVTPDGENSILVSPGANRALCPEAVTAALPGASVLVASLEVPVPTVEHALAAAEEAGVRTVLNLSPVAEIAERALNGLDVLLVNQHEAAWLLGAESVEATRLLELGPKAAVVTKGPSGAVVVTGAGSSEIPAPEVDAVDTTGAGDAFAGAFATALARGASIADAATSAVRVATMSVLRRGAQPSYPTAAELE
- a CDS encoding TetR/AcrR family transcriptional regulator encodes the protein MNRPARRGRERAATDRDIRHTARSLLVEHGPEAVTLRAIARELGITAPALYRYYGSRDDLIDHLRRDIVSDLGTELAGEIAGLRDGGPQQLFAICRGFRHWALTHTQEFTLVFASPTGGVGSASGSVATLNQVSEPFGRVFLLAAGEVLAAHDVAAPPDSAVPPELREDLAAYRDSLLSVMAESGISMTPDQFTLGTTYLMMQFWARLYGHVTLEVFGNYPLPVSKPDALFDAMLADLAREIGLELD
- the leuS gene encoding leucine--tRNA ligase, whose translation is MTDGTETTPAHRYTAELAGEIERRWQDHWSENGTFHAPNPVGPLSESGKPLPSDKLFVQDMFPYPSGGGLHVGHPLGYIGTDAYARFNRMIGRNVLHTLGYDAFGLPAEQYAAQTGTHPRTTTEANIENMRRQLRRLGLGHDERRSVATTDISYYRWTQWIFLQIFNAYYDEEQDRARPVAELEQQYAHGKRATPDGRPWQELSRLEQRELIDSHRLVYICEAPVNWAPGLGTVVANEEVTADGRSERGNFPVFRKNLRQWMMRITAYADRLLDDLDRLDWPEKVKSMQRNWIGRSRGANIRFPAGDKVIEVFTTRPDTLFGTTYMVLAPEHPLVDELTPSEWPEGVDERWTGGAATPVEAVAGYRKQASRKSELDRQESREKTGVFTGSYAVNPVNGEHIPVFIADYVLMGYGTGAIMAVPGQDQRDWDFAEKFGLDIIRTVQPAEGFDGQAYTGDGPAINSAHGDLNLNGMGVEDAKKTIIAWLEEHGHGEGTVQYKLRDWLFARQRYWGEPFPIVYDSDGLPIPLPEEQLPVVLPDVEDYSPTTFDPDDADSEPQPPLSKASDWVEVTLDLGDGPKKYRRDTNVMPQWAGSCWYQLRYIDPTNEERLVDPENERYWMGPRPAEHGANDPGGLDLYVGGVEHAVLHLLYARFWHKVLYDLGHVSSEEPYRRLYNQGYIQAYAYTDSRGFYVPAEEVEERDGKFFFHGEEVKQEYGKMGKSLKNIVTPDEMSENYGADTFRFYEMSMGPLDESRPWATKDVVGAHRFLQRLWRLVVEEESGALRVSDAALTEDDLRILHKTIAGVRDDYAQLRFNTAGAKLIELNNHVTKVYGSAGQTPRGLVEPLVLMLAPMCPHIAEELWSRLGHPDSLVHGPFPVADERYLVEDSVEYPIQVNGKVRSRITIAADAGQEAVKAAALADAKIAALLEGAEPRKVIVVPGRLVNVVR
- a CDS encoding SdpI family protein: MFVLALVPALLGLLVGWGGLLGWRERLSLQRGAGVRTRATLRSDEAFRVANKVAAVPTMAAGAVGVLAAAAGLAMPSALGTVIAAVVGLLGMFVLVAGGGLLGHRAAEAVPAPSAPAGCGGCGCGGGGCSALAGGAGTP
- a CDS encoding MFS transporter, whose product is MRIGGLVDTRPLRDSAAFRRLWVSTTSSTFGGQLLVVGVLAQVWQLSGSSVAVGAIGLANAVPTVVFGMIGGALADGLDRRRLVVLSTVGQLLSAAMLAWHAFAGIRSLPIVLSLVAVHAAFLGLSAPVRRTFVATLLPPRLVGAGIALTHLSFQVAMLAGPAAAGVVTARLGVGACYATDALALVIAVYGVWRLPAARPGGVPTRPGPRAIWEGWRFIGRSPALAGSFLTDVFATVLAMPVALFPAINAERFGGSPDTLGLFLSAIAVGGIAAGTASGLVTRSRRPGIIQLLAAVVWGAGIVGFGLAQPLWLALGFLAVSGGADTFAVIARGALVQVATPDSHRGRVSAVELALGMSGPDAGNFRAGVVAGWTSPAFAAVSGGLLCVAGVAGLGLRNKQLRRFRLPDSPDSARFVA
- a CDS encoding MarR family winged helix-turn-helix transcriptional regulator produces the protein MSEPNDRQPHDPTEISHWRPLRRLLDAMDDDIARLYERLDVRGVRPRHTMPLIRLSRHGPMTIRQLAQSLEVTHSAMSQTVSALRAEGLVATRPGADARTREVTLTDKGRQLVPFIEAEWRATEDAVAELDDEIPYALTRVVRDIERALAREPFRERIARRLRSVPQPPQQPTQ
- a CDS encoding YqgE/AlgH family protein — protein: MRADAEVEPGTLLVAAPTMFDPNFRRTVVFVIDHRDEGTLGVVLNRPSDVPVDEVLPNWGEHVVEPQAVFVGGPVEKKTALCLAALRTGETAASVPGVIAVRGPVALVDLDADPDSLVARVRGLRVFAGYAGWDSGQLAGEIDRGDWLIVPALPSDVLATPAKDLWGQVLRRQGLPTALLATHPGDLQRN
- a CDS encoding MFS transporter, whose product is MTAQAQTGAKLATSRALLTLRDFRKLLYLRFAMHWGDGLFQAGLAGAVLFNPERGADPLTIAGGFAALLLPYSLVGPFAGALLDRWDRRRVLVVANLLRGAAIVAAAAAVAAGAQGLPLFALALLVMGISRFAGAGVSASLPHVVPARRLVAANALSVTAGAMVAVLGGACAIGLRAVLGSGDTGSAWTTSVAVVGSLVAAALATRFARGGLGPDTVDEPANVVSAVAAGLASGARTAAQTPTVRAGLVALLAHRAAFGISLLLTVLLMRYSFSGVGPLKAGLAGLGELAVMGGAGILLAGLVTPKLVARFGRRAVVTGALVAAAAAQAGLGLPMVLPTVLLAAFAITAAGQVLKLSVDASIQRDVGDETRGRVFALYDTLFNVTQVAAVSFAAFFVPLDGHSVGLQLVAIAMYLLGVAGHLATSR
- a CDS encoding YbaB/EbfC family nucleoid-associated protein; this translates as MAGNDASTTVTSRDGLVRATLDSTGSLTGLEFARTAFDQSDPRTLAQTVLDVVREGTERVRQRIDSAPPPPVPPRPTPKRARRAR
- a CDS encoding TNT domain-containing protein gives rise to the protein MRYRVEVADRPDALYALWNGGIYRAQRSTADGTVLLVAEDGEQPPEGFDTESQGRPAKVVPASEAGATFAIHTYCHYDDEPYRVEPRSRDGELTLRWVGTDERMAAQLGLTGLSTTTDDPETLTALWQERHDFAEEGTPRSEPGSGDTQALLRAIGRTLQGFLPHGWQRVGAQFRQVGDYSELEVRAVADDVIVSLSAPPRLGQLFTQLRSAMYEPDAGTWCQGTFTLDSESRFDFDFDAEAEPEWRLPPHGRTTARSYDVELTYYPRKQVPGWLAARAGLPLDVPLRTANVVDSHADGEPPVVNRPPLPRDEVPRILSYLYRAPVALSRPGALADIFRPGPPSVPDAFHTDGSWIWPAAVPHYLRTYGVPPEADLLEHIRANNYRPPYVGALLRATAEADVLGKPRPPRTPEDLADEEPADLVERGLLPARPLRASEVLRVLRARLTEHGVPETAYRIGEAADGAWCLRRTPQGWEVARHDGGTPVDSRRFPCVHAAAEALLGALLLYPARAWHGPSADAEAHEPPGNATDWPILPLRGEPPLTYYRGKRMVTLPSDTVLRRFGNENGNLVHPERTRFPETSLAFERESDLRHYRLRRPLRVLTGVTLAWGPLPGGAVAYLLPRHIGHHLETGALERAD